A window of the Halobacterium hubeiense genome harbors these coding sequences:
- a CDS encoding ribosome biogenesis/translation initiation ATPase RLI, which translates to MADDSIAVVDLDRCQPDRCNYECSNYCPPNRTGKECITLRGEEAEDGDPDQVRISEEICLGESCGICVEKCPFDAIEIINLPQELDDEPTHRYGENAFSLYGLPVPESGKVTGLLGPNGIGKSTAVKILAGEITPNLGRHEDEPSWDEVVDEYRGTELQDYLEAVRAGDVDVARKPQYVDQIPDQFDGTTRELLERTDERGVLDDLVDRLSIRPVIDQSIDSLSGGELQRVALAATLTRDADFYFVDELTPYLDIGQRVTAARIVRELAEEEDKAVLVVEHDLAVLDLLADSIHVAYGEPSVYGVVTPPKSVRNGINEYLRGYLDNENMRIRPEAITFEEHAPRETSTAETLVSYPDLTKSYGDGEFTLSVDGGDINRNEVLGVVGPNGIGKSTFAQLLAGDLDATSVAGEAGADLDVGLDIAYKPQYVEADQHIRVDAFLSSITDDFGTSYWNTEIGDPLQLDPILEQNLTDLSGGERQRVAIAATLSKDADLYLLDEPSAHLDVEQRVLATRAIRRFAENRETTVMVIDHDIYMIDLVSDRLMVFDGEPAEHGRASTPQPMRSGMNEFLANLDVTFRRDENLGRPRINKPGSQLDKQQKRDGEYYYTTE; encoded by the coding sequence ATGGCCGACGACAGCATCGCGGTCGTGGACCTCGACAGGTGTCAGCCCGACCGATGTAACTACGAGTGCTCGAACTACTGCCCGCCGAACCGGACGGGCAAGGAGTGCATCACGCTGCGCGGCGAGGAGGCCGAGGACGGCGACCCCGACCAGGTCCGCATCTCCGAGGAAATCTGTCTCGGGGAGAGCTGCGGCATCTGCGTCGAGAAGTGCCCGTTCGACGCCATCGAAATCATCAACCTCCCGCAGGAACTCGACGACGAGCCCACGCACCGCTACGGCGAGAACGCGTTCTCGCTGTACGGCCTCCCCGTTCCGGAGTCCGGGAAGGTGACCGGCCTGCTCGGCCCGAACGGCATCGGGAAGTCGACGGCGGTGAAGATTCTCGCCGGCGAAATCACGCCGAATCTCGGCCGCCACGAGGACGAACCGTCGTGGGACGAGGTCGTCGATGAGTACCGCGGCACCGAGCTCCAGGACTACCTCGAAGCCGTGCGCGCCGGCGACGTCGACGTCGCGCGCAAGCCCCAGTACGTCGACCAGATTCCCGACCAGTTCGACGGCACCACGCGGGAACTGCTCGAACGCACGGACGAACGGGGCGTCCTCGACGACCTCGTGGACCGGCTGTCGATTCGCCCGGTCATCGACCAATCCATCGACTCGCTGTCGGGCGGCGAGCTCCAGCGCGTGGCGCTGGCGGCGACGCTGACCCGCGACGCGGACTTCTACTTCGTGGACGAGCTCACGCCGTACCTCGACATCGGCCAGCGCGTCACCGCCGCGCGCATCGTCCGCGAACTCGCCGAGGAGGAGGACAAGGCCGTGCTGGTCGTCGAACACGACCTCGCGGTGCTGGACCTGCTCGCGGACTCCATCCACGTCGCGTACGGTGAACCCTCCGTATATGGTGTCGTCACGCCACCGAAGAGCGTGCGCAACGGCATCAACGAGTACCTGCGCGGCTACCTCGACAACGAGAACATGCGCATCCGGCCGGAGGCCATTACGTTCGAGGAGCACGCGCCCCGGGAGACCTCGACGGCGGAGACGCTGGTCTCGTACCCGGACCTTACGAAGTCCTACGGCGACGGCGAGTTCACGCTGTCCGTCGACGGCGGCGACATCAACCGCAACGAGGTGCTGGGCGTGGTCGGCCCGAACGGCATCGGGAAGTCCACGTTCGCCCAACTCCTCGCTGGCGACCTCGACGCGACGAGCGTCGCCGGCGAGGCGGGCGCGGACCTCGATGTCGGGCTGGACATCGCGTACAAGCCCCAGTACGTCGAGGCCGACCAGCACATCCGCGTGGACGCGTTCCTCTCCTCGATTACCGACGACTTCGGGACAAGCTACTGGAACACCGAAATCGGCGACCCGCTGCAGCTGGACCCCATCCTCGAACAGAATCTGACGGACCTCTCGGGCGGGGAGCGCCAGCGCGTCGCCATCGCCGCGACGCTGTCGAAGGACGCCGACCTCTACCTGCTGGACGAGCCGAGCGCGCACCTCGACGTCGAGCAGCGCGTGCTCGCGACCCGCGCCATCCGGCGGTTCGCGGAGAACCGCGAGACCACCGTGATGGTCATCGACCACGACATCTACATGATCGACCTCGTGAGCGACCGGCTGATGGTGTTCGATGGCGAGCCCGCCGAACACGGCCGCGCCTCGACGCCGCAGCCGATGCGCTCGGGCATGAACGAGTTCCTCGCGAACCTCGACGTCACCTTCCGCCGCGACGAGAACCTCGGCCGCCCGCGCATCAACAAGCCCGGCAGCCAACTCGACAAACAGCAGAAGCGCGACGGCGAGTACTACTACACGACCGAGTAG
- a CDS encoding EMC6-like membrane protein, with amino-acid sequence MTETVDPTAAHRRSLKVTTIATLGGVAAAFASEAVVADATSRTGLLVLLGVVAVELGLMRATGVDVTDFSAKDHLYVGFMSFALWFITWGVLLSEGITF; translated from the coding sequence ATGACAGAAACAGTGGACCCGACGGCTGCCCACCGGCGCAGCCTGAAGGTGACCACAATCGCCACTCTAGGCGGCGTCGCCGCGGCGTTCGCCTCGGAGGCGGTCGTCGCCGACGCGACCAGCCGCACGGGGCTGCTCGTGTTGCTCGGCGTGGTCGCCGTCGAACTCGGGCTGATGCGCGCCACCGGCGTCGACGTCACCGACTTCTCAGCGAAAGACCACCTCTACGTCGGCTTCATGTCGTTCGCCCTCTGGTTCATCACGTGGGGCGTACTGCTCTCGGAAGGCATCACCTTCTAA
- a CDS encoding MarR family transcriptional regulator, which yields MAEDDSVLEDLPPSAKLVYKVLEYDGPLTQKRIVEETMLSARTVRYALERLEDRGVVDEDIYFADARQSLYQLTSETENEDASADAEAA from the coding sequence ATGGCTGAAGACGACAGTGTGCTGGAGGACCTCCCGCCGAGCGCCAAGCTCGTCTACAAGGTACTCGAGTACGACGGCCCCCTCACCCAGAAGCGAATCGTCGAGGAAACGATGCTGTCGGCGCGCACCGTCCGGTACGCGCTCGAACGGCTCGAAGACCGCGGCGTCGTCGACGAGGACATCTACTTCGCCGATGCCCGCCAGAGCCTCTACCAGTTGACCAGCGAGACGGAAAACGAGGACGCGTCCGCCGACGCCGAAGCCGCCTGA
- a CDS encoding PINc/VapC family ATPase: MNIVPDTSVVVDGRISKRVEDGEYDGDTVYIPEAVVGEVEAQANSGRQTGWDALEELQRLVELADDGKISIKYVGERAGEEDIQRAAAGAIDAIIRDVAMEHDARLLTSDIVQAEVAKGKGIDVEYLEPLERELGELGLEQYFDELTMSVHLKEGMVPMVKRGEVGDIEYQPAGEEELDRETIEEYANEVITTAKRDDDAFVELSEEGMTIAQVRDMRIAVSRPPFSEAVEITAVRPIVKTTMDDYEHADELRERLLKRDRGVLIAGAPGAGKSTFAQAVAEFLSEHDNVVKTMEKPRDLQVGKEVTQYTELGGEMSKTADSLLMVRPDYTIYDEVRKTDDFEVFADMRLAGVGMVGVVHATRPIDALQRLVGRVELGMIPQIVDTVVYIEEGDVETVYDVTTEVKVPEGLMEEDLARPVIQVKDFATGTPAYEIYTFNRQVVTVPLEETDEAPESGVDKLAKQEVEREIQAATRGPVEVDIRGPNEAVVYVSEDEISHVIGKGGGRISDIEERLGINIDVRTLDERTTETAGGGGATTAGQVVTPEVTSRHIILPLSGDRAGETVEVQADGEYLFTATVGRGGDIQVSRGSAIAEELERAIDRERTITVVPNE; this comes from the coding sequence ATGAACATCGTGCCCGACACGAGCGTCGTCGTCGACGGCCGCATCTCCAAGCGGGTCGAGGACGGCGAATACGACGGCGACACTGTCTACATTCCGGAGGCGGTCGTCGGCGAGGTCGAAGCGCAGGCGAACAGCGGCCGACAGACCGGCTGGGACGCCCTCGAAGAGCTCCAGCGACTCGTCGAACTCGCGGACGACGGGAAGATTAGCATCAAGTACGTCGGCGAGCGCGCCGGCGAGGAGGACATCCAGCGCGCCGCGGCGGGCGCCATCGACGCCATCATCCGCGACGTGGCGATGGAGCACGACGCACGCCTGCTCACCAGCGACATCGTGCAGGCGGAAGTCGCGAAGGGGAAGGGCATCGACGTGGAGTACCTCGAACCGCTCGAACGCGAACTCGGCGAGCTCGGCTTAGAGCAGTACTTCGACGAACTCACAATGAGCGTCCACCTGAAGGAGGGGATGGTGCCGATGGTCAAGCGCGGCGAGGTTGGCGACATCGAGTACCAGCCCGCGGGCGAGGAGGAACTCGACCGCGAGACCATCGAGGAGTACGCCAACGAAGTAATCACGACCGCGAAGCGCGACGACGACGCGTTCGTCGAGCTCTCCGAGGAGGGGATGACCATCGCGCAGGTGCGGGACATGCGCATCGCCGTCTCGCGGCCGCCGTTCTCGGAGGCCGTCGAAATCACGGCCGTCCGCCCCATCGTGAAGACGACGATGGACGACTACGAGCACGCCGACGAGCTCCGCGAGCGACTGCTGAAGCGGGACCGCGGCGTGCTCATCGCGGGCGCGCCGGGCGCCGGGAAGTCGACGTTCGCGCAGGCGGTCGCGGAGTTCCTCTCCGAGCACGACAACGTCGTGAAGACGATGGAGAAGCCCCGCGACCTGCAGGTCGGCAAGGAGGTCACCCAGTACACCGAATTGGGCGGCGAGATGTCCAAGACCGCCGACTCCCTGCTGATGGTGCGGCCGGACTACACCATCTACGACGAGGTGCGCAAGACCGACGACTTCGAGGTGTTCGCGGACATGCGGCTGGCGGGCGTCGGGATGGTCGGCGTCGTCCACGCCACGCGGCCCATCGACGCGCTCCAGCGGCTCGTCGGCCGCGTCGAACTCGGGATGATTCCGCAAATCGTGGACACCGTCGTCTACATCGAGGAGGGCGACGTCGAGACCGTCTACGACGTGACGACCGAGGTGAAGGTGCCCGAGGGCCTGATGGAGGAGGACCTCGCGCGCCCGGTCATCCAGGTGAAGGACTTCGCGACCGGGACGCCCGCCTACGAGATTTACACGTTCAACCGCCAGGTCGTCACGGTCCCCCTCGAGGAGACCGACGAGGCCCCGGAGTCGGGCGTGGACAAGCTCGCGAAGCAGGAGGTCGAACGCGAGATTCAGGCGGCGACCCGCGGCCCCGTGGAGGTGGACATCCGCGGCCCGAACGAGGCCGTGGTGTACGTCTCCGAGGACGAGATCAGCCACGTCATCGGGAAGGGCGGCGGCCGCATCTCGGACATCGAGGAGCGCCTCGGCATCAACATCGACGTGCGCACGCTCGACGAGCGCACCACCGAGACCGCGGGCGGCGGCGGCGCGACGACGGCCGGCCAGGTCGTGACCCCGGAGGTCACGTCCCGGCACATCATCCTCCCGCTGTCGGGCGACCGCGCGGGCGAGACCGTGGAAGTGCAGGCGGACGGCGAGTACCTGTTCACGGCGACGGTCGGCCGCGGCGGCGACATCCAGGTCTCCCGAGGCTCGGCCATCGCGGAGGAGTTAGAGCGCGCCATCGATCGCGAGCGCACGATTACGGTCGTGCCGAACGAGTAA
- a CDS encoding M20 family metallopeptidase, with protein sequence MSELRDLTERLVSIPSHDDETAAGDAIASWLREHTAADVTRDDAGNVIAWRNRDADGDSLALVGHHDVVPPDETQVEDGDYVVYEDESRIYGRGTADMKGAVAAMLLAFRDADPDGPLAFASFAGEELGGVGVQQAIDEGFAPDYAVVGEGSTGYSADGTLDVAVAHKGRRASTVTAAGEAAHASEVESGENAVYRACDAVDVLRDLDAPEADVLGQHLAGSVAVTEIEGGSAWNVIPESCEVTVDERTVPGERADVGAVEAVEGVSWTVEQDLPPMACDDAAFADGVLDAVREVQDGAGEHVAKPHATDAGWLAAAGTTCLVCGPAEQGEAHTADESVSLDVLERCKGVYRRAADAVPGGQS encoded by the coding sequence GTGTCCGAACTCCGCGACCTCACCGAGCGCCTCGTCTCGATTCCGAGCCACGACGACGAGACTGCCGCTGGCGACGCCATCGCATCGTGGCTCCGCGAGCACACCGCCGCCGACGTGACCCGCGACGACGCCGGGAACGTCATCGCGTGGCGAAACCGGGATGCCGACGGCGACAGCCTCGCGCTCGTCGGCCACCACGACGTCGTGCCGCCGGACGAGACACAGGTAGAAGACGGCGACTACGTCGTCTACGAGGACGAGAGCCGGATCTACGGCCGCGGCACGGCGGACATGAAGGGTGCGGTCGCGGCGATGCTGCTGGCGTTCCGGGACGCTGACCCCGACGGCCCGCTGGCGTTCGCGTCGTTCGCCGGCGAGGAGCTGGGCGGCGTGGGCGTCCAGCAGGCCATCGACGAGGGGTTCGCGCCCGACTACGCGGTCGTCGGCGAGGGCTCGACCGGATACTCCGCGGATGGCACCTTGGACGTCGCGGTCGCGCACAAGGGCCGTCGCGCGAGCACTGTCACGGCCGCCGGCGAGGCCGCACACGCCAGCGAGGTCGAATCCGGGGAGAATGCGGTCTACCGTGCGTGCGACGCGGTGGACGTGCTCCGCGACCTCGACGCGCCCGAGGCGGACGTGCTCGGCCAGCACCTCGCGGGGAGCGTCGCCGTCACGGAAATCGAGGGCGGCTCCGCGTGGAACGTGATTCCCGAGTCCTGCGAGGTCACGGTGGACGAGCGCACCGTCCCGGGCGAGCGTGCGGACGTCGGCGCGGTCGAAGCCGTCGAGGGCGTCTCGTGGACGGTCGAGCAGGACCTCCCGCCGATGGCCTGCGACGACGCCGCGTTCGCCGACGGCGTGCTCGACGCCGTGCGGGAGGTCCAAGACGGCGCCGGCGAGCACGTCGCCAAGCCCCACGCGACGGACGCTGGCTGGCTCGCGGCCGCGGGGACGACCTGTCTGGTCTGTGGACCGGCCGAACAGGGGGAGGCGCACACCGCTGACGAGAGCGTGTCGCTGGACGTGCTCGAACGCTGCAAGGGCGTTTATCGGCGTGCTGCGGACGCAGTTCCGGGAGGGCAATCCTGA
- a CDS encoding carboxypeptidase M32, with protein sequence MSSQATEETPDAYEALLDHYEQISNVNAAGSILQWDQEVMMPEGGTPARSQQKSALSSLSHDLLTEEKVGEWLDELDDADLTDEQEAVVREIRREYERADRVPSDLVAEISETTSEALPKWKEAKAEDDFSIFAPVLENLIELKKEYAEHIDPDKPAYEVLFADYEPYLDLDTAERVLERLREELVPLIEDVRASDVELADPFEGDFDVDTQEDLARDVLDTLGYDFEHGRVDTAPHPFSTGNQFDARVTTRFSEDDPVGALMSTIHEFGHARYTLGLPREQYGNPLGESRDLTVHESQSRLWENHVGRSRVFWEKFLPAMKERFPQLEDVTPEEAYEAANEVYEDNLIRVEADELTYHMHIIVRFEIERELIEGDLDVEDVPQRWNDKYEEYLGIRPDTDAEGCLQDIHWSHGSFGYFPTYSLGSVLAAQIYDALEADVGDVDEKVRNGNFDVIADWLEEHVHQHGARYTTPELVEEATGEAYNADHFVDYVTEKYTDLYDL encoded by the coding sequence ATGTCGTCGCAGGCCACCGAGGAGACCCCCGACGCGTACGAGGCGCTCCTCGACCACTACGAGCAGATATCGAACGTCAACGCCGCCGGCAGCATCCTCCAGTGGGACCAGGAAGTGATGATGCCGGAGGGCGGTACGCCCGCTCGCTCCCAGCAGAAGTCTGCGCTCTCCTCGCTGTCCCACGACCTCCTCACCGAAGAGAAGGTCGGGGAGTGGCTGGACGAACTCGACGACGCCGACCTCACCGACGAGCAGGAAGCGGTCGTCCGCGAGATTCGACGCGAGTACGAGCGCGCCGACCGCGTGCCCAGCGACCTCGTCGCCGAGATTTCGGAGACGACGTCCGAGGCGCTCCCGAAGTGGAAGGAGGCCAAGGCTGAGGACGACTTCTCCATCTTCGCGCCGGTCCTGGAGAACCTCATCGAACTGAAGAAGGAGTACGCCGAGCACATCGACCCCGACAAGCCCGCCTACGAGGTGCTGTTCGCCGACTACGAGCCGTACCTCGACCTCGACACCGCCGAGCGCGTGCTCGAACGGCTCCGCGAGGAGCTCGTGCCGCTCATCGAGGACGTCCGCGCCAGCGACGTGGAACTCGCGGACCCCTTCGAGGGCGACTTCGATGTGGACACGCAGGAGGACCTCGCGCGGGACGTGCTGGACACGCTCGGCTACGACTTCGAGCACGGCCGCGTCGACACCGCGCCCCACCCGTTCTCCACGGGGAATCAGTTCGACGCGCGCGTCACCACGCGCTTCAGCGAGGACGACCCCGTGGGCGCCCTGATGAGTACGATTCACGAGTTCGGGCACGCGCGCTACACGCTCGGCCTGCCTCGCGAGCAGTACGGGAACCCGCTCGGCGAGTCGCGGGACCTCACCGTCCATGAGTCCCAGAGCCGCCTCTGGGAGAACCACGTCGGGCGCTCCCGCGTCTTCTGGGAGAAGTTCCTGCCCGCGATGAAAGAGCGCTTCCCCCAACTCGAAGACGTCACCCCCGAGGAGGCCTACGAGGCCGCCAACGAGGTGTACGAGGACAACCTCATCCGGGTCGAAGCGGACGAGCTCACCTACCACATGCACATCATCGTGCGCTTCGAAATCGAGCGCGAGCTCATCGAGGGCGACCTCGACGTCGAGGACGTGCCCCAGCGCTGGAACGACAAGTACGAGGAGTACCTCGGCATCCGCCCGGACACCGACGCGGAGGGCTGCCTGCAGGACATCCACTGGAGCCACGGCTCCTTCGGCTACTTCCCGACGTACTCGCTGGGGAGCGTGCTCGCCGCCCAGATTTACGACGCCCTCGAAGCCGACGTCGGCGACGTCGACGAGAAGGTCCGGAACGGGAACTTCGATGTCATCGCCGACTGGCTCGAAGAGCACGTCCACCAGCACGGCGCGCGCTACACCACGCCCGAACTCGTCGAGGAGGCTACCGGCGAGGCGTACAACGCCGACCACTTCGTCGACTACGTCACCGAGAAGTACACCGACCTCTACGACCTCTGA